A window of the Capsicum annuum cultivar UCD-10X-F1 unplaced genomic scaffold, UCD10Xv1.1 ctg78615, whole genome shotgun sequence genome harbors these coding sequences:
- the LOC124894953 gene encoding uncharacterized protein LOC124894953, with product PVHAQQLREKRRKDSKALFLIQQALHDDIFPRVSATETSNEAWEILHQEYMGDKKVIVVKLQTLRRDFETLSMKKGKSVQDYMSRVSAIVNLMKSYGEKITDETVVAKILRSLTSKFEHVVAAIEKSKNLSDYTFDELMGSLLAHEDRLNMSYEKVEEKTFQVKEESSFSIEKSSNFPGRGRGRGGFRGRGRGRGRGRGQFSESRQPKSDLQC from the coding sequence ACCCGTCCACGCACAACAACTCCGGGAAAAACGTAGGAAGGATTCGAAGGCGCTGTTCCTAATTCAACAAGCCCTTCATGATGACATCTTCCCTAGAGTTTCAGCAACGGAGACATCCAATGAAGCTTGGGAAATTTTGCATCAAGAGTATATGGGAGATAAGAAGGTAATTGTAGTTAAATTGCAAACTTTACGTCGTGATTTTGAAACTTTAAGCATGAAAAAGGGTAAATCCGTGCAAGACTATATGTCTCGAGTCTCTGCAATTGTTAATCTGATGAAGTCTTATGGAGAAAAAATTACTGATGAAACTGTTGTTGCAAAGATTTTGAGGTCTTTAACCAGTAAGTTTGAGCATGTGGTTGCTGCTATCGAAAAATCTAAGAACTTATCTGACTATACGTTTGATGAATTAATGGGTTCTTTGTTAGCCCATGAAGATAGGCTAAACATGTCTTATGAGAAGGTTGAAGAAAAAACATTCCAGGTGAAAGAGGAGTCTTCTTTCTCCAtagaaaaatcctcaaattttCCTGGTAGAGGTAGAGGAAGGGGCGGATTTCGTGGGCGAGGTCGAGGCCGCGGCAGAGGTAGAGGACAATTTAGTGAGTCACGTCAGCCCAAGAGTGACTTGCAATGCTG